The following coding sequences are from one Gossypium hirsutum isolate 1008001.06 chromosome A12, Gossypium_hirsutum_v2.1, whole genome shotgun sequence window:
- the LOC121211366 gene encoding uncharacterized protein: MQVQPLLLEKETTMLFINTLKAPFITHMIGRTTKSFADIVMVGEMIENAIRGGKIEGETTKRSTPKRKDGEVNNTSTFSTRAITVGQPKIAAVEQQSSQRQESGTRLLQPPYLKWYDANAICEYHAGIPGHSIENCTGSKKAIERFIKMGVVKFDNTPNTENPLPNYSDQGVNAIGETSERRIKKGVAEVRTPIKMIWEEMVKREMIISKERNEEARDYCEFHAEEGHKIQECDEFKALIQSLMDNKEQGFYEAGPNERHICTLEGAPKNQNRPRIIISLPGSNKVEIPMVPKVIIHKPDSFPYKDNKRVPWSYNCHVLMPEREDIASASKEVQGEGSHTRSGKRYDIMGVREEPTKTKNVSTENEKESEAPIKEPVKEEVAKEFIKFRKHSEYSMVEQLRKQPARISVLALLLSFEVHRDALMKVLNETYVTHDISINKLDQLVNNISADNFIYFNDDEIPPGGRGSTKALHITTRWRPWIHSTGSVPSSLHQKLKLVTDGRLVTINAEEDIIAAITSKTRYVETNEESIKCSFRSLEFVNATFISEGSEPPAPKIARATRMALQMIVGKGDLPGRGLGKYLQGGTQIPELKEKRDRFGLGFKPDYKQRRKEVEKRQEGRRARLNRREVEWEPMTFPPISQTFISGGLLLEEDL, encoded by the exons atgcaagttcaaccactgttGTTGGAGAAAGAGACTACCATGTTGTTCATCAACACTCTAAAAGctccattcatcactcacatgattgggAGAACCACCAAAAGCTTTGCGGATATAGTCATGGTaggagagatgattgagaatgccataagggGTGGAAAAATTGAGGGGGAAACAACTAAAAGATCGACCCCAAAGAGAAAGGATGGTGAAGTGAATAACACAAGCACTTTCAGCACGagggcaatcacagttggtcaacctAAAATAGCTGCGGTTGAACAACAGAGTTCTCAAAGGCAGGAGTCAGGTACAAG GCTATTGCAGCCCCCATATCttaaatggtatgacgcaaacgcCATATGCGAATACCATGCTGGAATACCGGGgcattcgattgaaaactgtACTGGTTCTAAAAAGGCCATAGAAAGGTTTATTAAGATGGGGGTAGTGAAGTTCGATAATACCCCGAATACTGAAAACCCATTACCAAATTATAGCGATCAAGGAGTGAACGCCATTGGTGAAACCAGTGAGAGGAGAATAAAGAAAGGCGTGGCTGAGGTGAGAACACCGATAAAGATGATTTGGGAAGAAATGGTAAAAAGAGAGATGATAATCTCTAAAGAGAGAAATGAAGAAGCAAGGGACTATTGTGAGTTCCATGCCGAAGAGGGGCACAAGATTCAGGAATGCGACGAGTTTAAAGCCTTGATACAAAGCCTTATGGACAACAAGGAGCAAGGATTTTATGAAGCTGGGCCAAATGAGAGACATATATGCACATTAGAAGGTGCACCGAAGAATCAAAACCGGCCAAGGATCATTATTTCTTTACCAGGAAGTAATAAAGTTGAAATACCGATGGTACCGAAAGTCATCATTCATAAACCTGAttcctttccttataaggataaTAAGAGGGTACCATGGAGTTATAATTGCCATGTGTTAATGCCAGAGAGGGAGGATATAGCAAGTGCTTCTAAGGAAGTTCAAGGTGAGGGTTCCCATACACGGAGCGGGAAGCGGTATGATATAATGGGCGTCAGAGAGGAGCCCACAAAAACAAAGAATGTTAGTACAGAGAATGAGAAAGAGTCCGAAGCACCTATCAAGGAGCCAGTAAAGGAggaagtggctaaggaatttatAAAGTTCCGTAAACATAGCGAGTATAGCATGGTCGAGCAATTGCGTAAGCAGCCAGCTCGCATATCAGTATTGGCTCTACTTTTGAGTTTTGAGGTGCATCGGGatgcattgatgaaggtgctcaacgaaacatatgtcacccatgacatatccATTAACAAGCTGGACCAGTTGGTGAATAACATAAGTGCAgataatttcatctattttaatgatgatgaaatcccaccgGGGGGCAGGGGGTCAAcaaaggccttgcacatcaccaCTCGAT ggaggccatggatacattCAACAGGGTCGGTGCCCTCATCGttgcaccaaaaattaaagttagtgaCGGATGGACGGTTAGtaaccatcaatgcggaggaGGATATTATAGCCGCAATCACTAGCAAGACCCGTTATGTCGAGACGAATGAAGAGTCTATTAagtgttcctttcgctctttagAATTTGTGAATGCAACCTTCATTTCAGAAGGGAGTGAGCCACCGGCGCCAAAGATAGCAAGAGCCACAAGGATGGCTCTACAAATGATAGTGGGAAAGGGAGACTTGCCTGGAAGGGGGTTAGGAAAATACCTGCAAGGAGGGACTCAAATCCCAGAACTAAAAGAGAAGAGAGATCGCTTTGGTCTGGGCTTCAAGCCAGACTATAAGCAAAGGAGGAAGGAAGTTGAGAAACGCCAAGAGGGAAGAAGGGCGCGCCTTAATAgaagagaagtggagtgggagCCGATGACATTCCCTCCAATATCCCAAACCTTTATATCAGGAGGGTTACTTTTAGAAGAAG ATCTCTAG